The Polyangiaceae bacterium genome includes a region encoding these proteins:
- a CDS encoding thrombospondin type 3 repeat-containing protein yields the protein MATKGSICDGQGCQVYSCGATPTAKQKQAVKETAGMYLSYGGMLTYGFYVNGDSKTSPPSCKGSTSVSIEKYITYNEGKTGTSVKQTSLGYIGPPGYGQNRGCMGQWGARCLENGKGYDYKQILQFYYGKDIKILTASGSCVAPTDTDGDGVPDSKDNCKTTKNANQTDTDKDGKGDACDGDDDGDGVADTKDNCPLNKNAGQLDTDGDGKGDACDADDDNDGVKDADDNCPKTANKGQADADNDGIGDACEKDTDGDGVVDDTDVCPNDKDPEQVDTDGDGDGDVCDDDDDDDGVLDVDDNCPLVENPAQADKDEDGVGDACQSTGGAGGAGGLSGEAGGGGVQQSTKTLAGDDGGCSVGGSGKGSGGELLLLAAAGIILARRRSCSNGSKS from the coding sequence ATGGCGACCAAGGGCTCCATCTGCGACGGCCAGGGCTGCCAGGTGTACTCCTGCGGCGCGACGCCTACGGCGAAGCAGAAGCAGGCCGTGAAAGAGACCGCGGGCATGTACCTGTCCTACGGCGGGATGCTCACCTACGGCTTCTACGTGAACGGTGACTCGAAGACGTCGCCGCCGAGCTGCAAGGGCAGCACCAGCGTCTCCATCGAGAAGTACATCACCTACAACGAGGGCAAGACCGGCACCTCGGTGAAGCAGACGTCCCTCGGCTACATCGGACCGCCCGGCTACGGGCAGAACCGCGGCTGCATGGGTCAGTGGGGCGCGCGCTGCCTGGAGAACGGCAAGGGCTACGATTACAAGCAGATCCTCCAATTCTACTACGGCAAGGACATCAAGATCCTCACGGCCTCGGGCTCCTGCGTGGCGCCCACCGACACCGACGGCGATGGCGTGCCGGACAGCAAGGACAACTGCAAGACCACCAAGAACGCGAATCAGACGGACACCGACAAGGACGGCAAGGGCGACGCCTGCGACGGCGACGACGACGGCGATGGCGTGGCCGACACCAAGGACAACTGCCCGCTGAACAAGAACGCCGGCCAGTTGGACACCGACGGCGATGGCAAGGGCGATGCGTGTGACGCCGACGACGACAATGACGGCGTGAAGGACGCTGACGACAACTGCCCGAAGACGGCCAACAAGGGCCAGGCCGACGCCGACAACGACGGCATTGGCGACGCCTGCGAGAAGGACACGGATGGCGACGGCGTGGTGGACGACACCGACGTGTGCCCGAACGACAAGGACCCGGAACAGGTCGACACCGACGGCGACGGCGACGGCGACGTGTGCGACGACGACGATGACGACGACGGCGTGCTGGACGTGGACGACAACTGCCCGCTGGTGGAGAACCCCGCGCAGGCGGACAAGGACGAGGACGGCGTGGGCGACGCCTGCCAGAGCACCGGCGGCGCCGGAGGGGCCGGCGGCCTGAGCGGCGAAGCCGGCGGGGGCGGGGTGCAGCAGAGCACCAAGACCCTGGCCGGGGACGACGGCGGCTGCAGCGTGGGCGGGTCCGGCAAGGGCTCCGGCGGAGAGCTCCTGTTGCTGGCGGCCGCAGGGATCATTCTCGCCCGGCGCCGGTCGTGCTCGAATGGGAGCAAATCATGA
- a CDS encoding thrombospondin type 3 repeat-containing protein, producing the protein MKPFRAIAVLLGAAAAFSLSSGCALQTADEPDFHGEEEEPVASVQEKLTTVASVVSTSCSTSSVKGLSEQIVAQMNCNVPNSMAQVPSRPNLTMGSAVFPFMQSPAKNALVKALDAHPGTNMKVNSMFRTVAAQYVLYRWYKLGKCGISLAATPGSSNHESGLAIDVSQYSTWKSALTGNGFKWLGSSDPVHYDYAGSGAKNLKGEDVLAFQMLWNLNNPGDKIDEDGSYGPQTEARLAKSPAAGFTKEPSCGVTDTDGDGVADDKDNCPKDKNKDQLDTDGDGKGDVCDGDDDGDGVADAADNCPLVENPEQADLDGDTVGDACDDDIDGDGIPNDQDACPLEDPCSGAAGAGGQGFGGAGGAIGVGGEAGAPSGTGQGTKLLSGDDGGCSVTAPRRTNKGSLTLVALGFGLLLLRRRQASRSRRLLV; encoded by the coding sequence ATGAAACCGTTTCGTGCCATCGCTGTGCTTCTCGGCGCCGCCGCCGCGTTTTCGCTCTCCTCCGGCTGCGCCCTGCAGACGGCGGACGAGCCGGACTTCCACGGGGAAGAAGAAGAGCCCGTCGCGTCCGTGCAGGAGAAGCTGACCACCGTGGCCAGCGTGGTGAGCACCAGCTGCTCCACCTCCAGCGTGAAGGGGCTCAGCGAGCAGATCGTCGCCCAGATGAACTGCAACGTGCCGAACTCCATGGCGCAGGTGCCCTCCCGACCCAACCTGACCATGGGCAGCGCGGTGTTCCCGTTCATGCAGTCCCCCGCCAAGAACGCGTTGGTGAAGGCCCTCGACGCGCACCCGGGCACCAACATGAAGGTGAACTCGATGTTCCGCACGGTGGCGGCGCAGTACGTGCTCTACCGTTGGTACAAGCTGGGCAAGTGCGGCATCAGCCTGGCCGCCACTCCGGGGTCGTCCAATCACGAGTCGGGGCTGGCCATCGACGTGAGCCAGTACAGCACCTGGAAGAGCGCGCTCACGGGTAACGGCTTCAAGTGGCTCGGCTCGTCGGATCCGGTGCACTACGACTACGCGGGCAGCGGCGCCAAGAACTTGAAGGGCGAGGACGTGCTCGCGTTCCAGATGCTCTGGAACCTGAACAACCCCGGCGACAAGATCGACGAGGACGGCTCCTACGGTCCGCAGACGGAGGCGCGGCTCGCGAAGTCCCCCGCGGCGGGCTTCACCAAGGAGCCGAGCTGCGGCGTGACCGACACCGACGGCGACGGCGTCGCCGACGACAAGGACAACTGCCCGAAAGACAAGAACAAGGACCAGCTGGACACCGACGGTGACGGCAAGGGCGACGTCTGCGACGGGGACGACGACGGCGATGGCGTGGCGGACGCCGCGGACAATTGTCCCCTGGTCGAAAACCCGGAGCAGGCGGATCTCGACGGCGACACCGTGGGCGACGCGTGCGATGACGACATCGACGGCGACGGCATCCCCAACGACCAAGACGCTTGCCCGCTCGAGGATCCGTGCAGCGGTGCAGCCGGGGCCGGGGGCCAGGGCTTTGGGGGCGCCGGGGGTGCCATCGGCGTCGGGGGTGAAGCCGGCGCGCCGAGCGGCACTGGGCAGGGGACCAAGCTGCTCAGCGGCGACGATGGCGGCTGCAGCGTGACGGCACCGCGGCGGACCAACAAAGGAAGCCTGACCTTGGTGGCGTTGGGGTTCGGTCTGCTGCTGCTTCGCCGTCGTCAGGCGTCGAGGTCGCGCAGGCTCTTGGTGTAG
- a CDS encoding PhnD/SsuA/transferrin family substrate-binding protein — MVAAAARAACSPASVSKRCYANSAVSGETEREASSRRRGAWAFAIASTDPATRTRLDRFCTALSARVNRVIYPQVERSYGELLSRLTTGSVDLLWAPPLLAASAIGQRGAVPVACLARGGSGVYHSAFFAKKDKGWDGLSALEGKSVAWVDPRSAAGYVVPRRFVAAAQKDPETFFSHGVFGRTHEGVVEHVLRGSAEVGATYAVLESGTRRVLDAGWFRAGSRQDELSMVTTAGTVPADAIVASSRIPGPLLQELAAALAALGRSDRGLLLELFHSAAFVAPPSGYTKSLRDLDA; from the coding sequence ATGGTTGCAGCAGCAGCCAGAGCTGCGTGCAGCCCGGCGTCTGTCAGTAAGCGGTGCTATGCTAACTCCGCAGTGAGCGGAGAGACGGAACGCGAGGCCTCCTCGCGGCGTCGTGGTGCATGGGCCTTCGCCATCGCATCGACGGACCCCGCGACCAGGACGCGACTCGATCGCTTCTGCACCGCGCTCAGCGCTCGAGTGAATCGCGTCATCTACCCCCAGGTGGAACGCAGCTACGGAGAGCTGCTCTCGCGCCTCACCACGGGCAGCGTGGATCTTTTGTGGGCTCCCCCGTTGCTCGCCGCCAGCGCCATCGGCCAACGCGGCGCCGTACCCGTCGCCTGTCTCGCACGCGGCGGTTCGGGCGTGTACCACTCCGCCTTCTTCGCCAAGAAGGACAAGGGCTGGGACGGCCTCTCGGCCCTGGAGGGCAAGTCCGTAGCCTGGGTGGATCCCCGAAGCGCCGCCGGCTACGTGGTCCCGCGACGCTTCGTGGCCGCCGCGCAGAAGGATCCCGAGACCTTCTTCTCCCACGGCGTGTTCGGCAGGACGCACGAAGGCGTCGTCGAGCACGTGCTACGCGGCTCCGCCGAGGTGGGCGCCACCTACGCCGTGCTCGAGTCCGGCACGCGTCGCGTGCTCGATGCCGGCTGGTTCCGCGCCGGCTCACGCCAGGACGAGCTCTCGATGGTCACCACCGCGGGGACCGTACCCGCCGACGCCATCGTCGCCTCCAGCCGCATTCCCGGTCCCTTGCTGCAAGAGCTCGCCGCCGCCCTCGCCGCCCTCGGCCGCAGCGACCGCGGCCTGCTGCTGGAGCTGTTCCACAGCGCCGCCTTCGTGGCGCCGCCCAGCGGCTACACCAAGAGCCTGCGCGACCTCGACGCCTGA
- a CDS encoding sigma 54-dependent Fis family transcriptional regulator codes for MVRYAKVRVTVTRGPDVGLSFETAGLPIHIGTAPENDLVLTDDTVSRRHAEFEPTPLGMRLRDVASTNGIMLGGVRIRDAFVPGDVQVALGETWIAVNWLQETVGRMQVSVDRFGDVLGQSPRMREMFADLDRIAPTDVTLLLEGETGTGKDLIAEAVHAESPRASGPFVVFDCGAVAPTVIESELFGHERGAFTGAQSQHVGVFEQADRGTLFLDEIGELPLELQPKLLRVLEKREIRRIGGRAPISVDVRIIAATNRNLRSEIQRGNFRQDLFFRLAETHLVVPPLRDRMEDLDQLVEHFLSLERPPKQLSDVPPSVWEMFRAHRWPGNVRELRNAVQRLTITPERPIQGGVMEHSSVGRPAPSWVVGDRVVPLRVARRQAGDDFEREYLEQVLGRSDGNVTRAAALAEVSRQMMQKLMRKHGMGEGR; via the coding sequence GTGGTTCGCTACGCGAAGGTTCGCGTGACGGTGACCCGTGGGCCGGACGTGGGGCTCTCCTTCGAAACGGCGGGGCTGCCCATCCACATCGGGACCGCTCCCGAGAACGATCTGGTGCTGACGGACGACACCGTCTCGCGACGCCATGCCGAGTTCGAGCCGACGCCCCTCGGCATGCGGCTGCGGGACGTGGCGTCGACGAACGGCATCATGCTCGGTGGCGTCCGCATTCGCGACGCTTTCGTCCCGGGGGACGTGCAGGTGGCGCTCGGCGAGACTTGGATCGCCGTCAACTGGCTCCAGGAAACCGTGGGCCGCATGCAGGTCTCGGTGGATCGCTTCGGCGACGTGCTGGGGCAGTCGCCGCGCATGCGCGAGATGTTCGCGGATCTGGACCGCATCGCACCCACGGACGTCACCCTGCTCTTGGAGGGAGAAACCGGCACCGGCAAGGACCTGATTGCCGAGGCGGTGCACGCCGAGTCGCCTCGGGCCAGCGGCCCCTTCGTGGTGTTCGACTGCGGAGCCGTCGCCCCCACCGTGATCGAGAGCGAGCTCTTCGGTCACGAGCGCGGCGCCTTCACCGGAGCGCAGAGCCAACACGTGGGCGTGTTCGAGCAGGCGGACCGTGGCACGTTGTTCTTGGACGAGATCGGTGAGCTGCCCCTCGAGCTCCAGCCGAAGCTGCTGCGCGTGCTCGAGAAACGTGAGATCCGTCGCATTGGCGGTCGGGCGCCCATCTCCGTGGACGTGCGCATCATCGCGGCGACCAATCGCAACCTGCGTTCGGAGATCCAGCGCGGCAACTTCCGCCAAGATCTGTTCTTCCGGCTGGCGGAAACCCACCTGGTGGTGCCGCCCCTCCGGGACCGCATGGAAGACCTCGACCAGTTGGTCGAGCACTTTCTGTCCCTCGAGCGCCCGCCAAAGCAGCTGTCGGACGTGCCGCCCAGCGTTTGGGAGATGTTCCGAGCCCACCGCTGGCCGGGCAACGTGCGCGAGCTCCGCAACGCCGTGCAGCGCCTGACCATCACGCCGGAGCGGCCGATTCAGGGCGGGGTGATGGAGCACTCGAGCGTCGGGCGGCCGGCGCCGAGCTGGGTGGTCGGGGACCGCGTGGTTCCGCTGCGAGTGGCGCGGCGTCAAGCCGGGGACGATTTCGAGCGGGAGTACCTGGAGCAGGTGCTCGGGCGCAGCGACGGCAACGTCACCCGCGCCGCGGCGCTGGCGGAGGTCTCTCGGCAGATGATGCAGAAGCTCATGCGCAAGCACGGCATGGGCGAAGGGCGCTGA
- a CDS encoding MBL fold metallo-hydrolase: MAFSICFWGVRGSIASPGPDTAAVGGNTSSVEVRCGAQRVLLDAGTGIRRLGESLLAEGPVRATLLLSHHHWDHIQGLPFFVPLYVPSTELTVIGPTPERVSVHDVLEHQMTSPVFPVRLDEVPCRLDTREVVPGAELLLDDVRIRVAKGNHPGGSLAYRIDYDGKSVVYATDTEHYSCVDPALERLAQGADVLIYDSQYTPAEYRGETGPSKVGWGHSTYEEGAALARAAGVRQLVLFHHDPKRTDAAVAELEAKAQSQFAGSVAAREGMVIDVGRRAQAA, from the coding sequence ATGGCATTCAGCATTTGTTTTTGGGGCGTTCGCGGAAGCATCGCTTCGCCCGGTCCCGACACAGCGGCCGTGGGCGGCAACACCAGCTCGGTGGAAGTGCGCTGTGGTGCTCAGCGCGTGCTCTTGGACGCGGGGACCGGCATTCGCCGCTTGGGTGAGTCCCTGCTCGCCGAAGGCCCGGTGCGGGCGACGCTGCTATTGAGCCATCACCACTGGGATCACATCCAGGGGCTGCCGTTCTTCGTTCCGCTGTACGTGCCGTCCACGGAGCTGACCGTGATCGGTCCCACGCCGGAGCGGGTGAGCGTGCACGACGTGCTGGAGCACCAGATGACGAGCCCCGTGTTTCCGGTGCGCCTCGACGAGGTGCCGTGTCGTCTGGACACGCGCGAGGTCGTGCCGGGCGCGGAGCTCTTGCTGGACGACGTGCGGATCCGTGTCGCGAAGGGCAACCACCCCGGCGGCTCCCTCGCCTATCGCATCGACTACGACGGCAAGAGCGTGGTGTACGCCACGGACACGGAGCACTACTCCTGCGTGGATCCGGCGCTGGAGCGCTTGGCGCAGGGCGCGGACGTCCTGATCTACGATTCGCAGTACACGCCGGCGGAGTATCGCGGCGAGACCGGGCCTTCGAAGGTGGGCTGGGGGCACTCCACCTACGAAGAGGGCGCAGCCCTGGCCCGCGCCGCCGGTGTGCGGCAGCTCGTGCTGTTCCACCATGATCCCAAGCGCACCGACGCCGCCGTGGCAGAGCTGGAAGCGAAGGCTCAGAGCCAGTTCGCGGGCTCGGTGGCCGCGCGGGAAGGCATGGTGATCGACGTGGGGCGACGCGCGCAGGCGGCGTGA
- a CDS encoding sigma-54-dependent Fis family transcriptional regulator, whose amino-acid sequence MSRLSLLVDLSALLAREVDLDALLASACERLSEALSADRASIWLVDAEQGDLVTRVALLPEVPALRQPVERGIAGYVARSGETVRVDDAASDERFDPSADRATGYTTRSMLVVPIREHARAPVRGVVQLLNKRGGPFDGEDERYLEALATQLGRALALTTLRAQDASEPGVTLRGPFNRIIGRSDAMKKVYERIGLAAETDANVLLCGETGTGKGLFARAIHVNSPRQGGPFVTVDCTTLPAQLVESELFGHERGAFTGAERRVRGKVEMAHEGTLFVDEIGELPQEMQGKLLRFLQDKSFERVGGRETLASDARIICATHRDLRQLVAEGKFREDLYYRVRVVEVSVPPLRDRGPEEIEILARHFAATYAERYGRPSLELSPEVLTRLRAHRWPGNVRELEHWVESAVVLSPDGHVTEDALPASSSGAVASARGDGVWLPLGLPLDEASRRYVDATVKAVDGNKTEAARRLDVGRNTIGRVLKRRK is encoded by the coding sequence ATGTCACGCCTGTCCCTGCTCGTCGATCTTTCCGCGCTGCTGGCGCGAGAAGTCGATCTGGACGCGCTGTTGGCGTCCGCGTGCGAGCGCCTGAGCGAGGCGCTCTCGGCCGATCGCGCGAGCATCTGGCTGGTGGACGCCGAGCAGGGGGACCTGGTGACGCGCGTTGCCTTGTTGCCCGAGGTGCCTGCCCTGCGGCAGCCCGTGGAGCGCGGTATCGCGGGGTACGTGGCGCGCAGCGGCGAGACCGTGCGCGTGGACGACGCGGCCAGCGACGAACGCTTCGACCCCAGTGCGGACCGAGCCACGGGGTACACCACCAGGTCCATGCTGGTGGTGCCGATTCGCGAGCATGCGCGAGCGCCGGTACGCGGCGTGGTGCAATTGCTGAACAAGCGTGGCGGGCCCTTCGACGGCGAGGACGAGCGCTACTTGGAGGCACTGGCTACACAGCTGGGCCGTGCGCTGGCGCTGACCACGTTGCGGGCCCAAGACGCCAGCGAGCCGGGCGTCACCCTGCGCGGGCCGTTCAATCGCATCATTGGTCGCAGCGATGCGATGAAGAAGGTGTACGAGCGCATCGGCCTCGCGGCAGAGACCGATGCCAACGTGCTCTTGTGCGGCGAGACGGGTACGGGCAAAGGGCTCTTCGCCCGGGCCATTCACGTGAACTCGCCGCGCCAAGGCGGTCCGTTCGTGACGGTGGACTGCACCACGCTGCCCGCTCAGCTGGTGGAGAGCGAGCTGTTCGGTCACGAGCGCGGCGCCTTCACCGGCGCAGAGCGCCGCGTGCGTGGCAAGGTGGAGATGGCCCACGAGGGCACTCTGTTCGTCGACGAAATCGGCGAGCTACCCCAGGAAATGCAGGGCAAGCTGCTGCGCTTCCTGCAGGACAAGAGCTTCGAGCGGGTGGGCGGCCGCGAGACCCTCGCTTCCGACGCGCGGATCATCTGCGCTACCCACCGCGACCTCCGCCAGCTGGTGGCGGAGGGGAAGTTTCGCGAGGATCTCTATTATCGCGTGCGCGTGGTGGAGGTTTCCGTGCCGCCGCTGCGCGACCGCGGGCCGGAAGAGATCGAGATCCTGGCGCGGCACTTTGCTGCCACCTACGCCGAGCGCTACGGTCGGCCCTCGCTGGAGCTGTCGCCCGAGGTGCTCACGCGCTTGCGCGCACACCGCTGGCCTGGCAACGTCCGGGAGCTCGAGCACTGGGTGGAGAGCGCCGTCGTGCTTTCCCCCGACGGCCACGTGACGGAAGACGCGCTGCCCGCGTCGAGCTCCGGCGCCGTCGCTTCCGCGCGGGGTGACGGTGTGTGGCTGCCCTTGGGTCTGCCCCTCGACGAGGCGTCGCGACGCTACGTGGACGCAACCGTGAAGGCCGTGGACGGCAACAAGACCGAGGCGGCCCGCAGACTCGACGTTGGGCGCAACACGATTGGTCGCGTGCTCAAGCGCCGAAAGTGA
- a CDS encoding serine/threonine protein kinase, translating to MAGSAFVGRVLKDTYEVVRLIAEGGMGAVYEGAHVRLHRRVAIKVLLGRLCKQPEAVARFQREAEIVGLLGHPHIVQVFDVDVTPTGEPYLVMEFLEGETLADRLDRESHLSVVEALALTGQIASALASTHARGVVHRDLKPDNVFLVQVNGERDFVKVLDFGVSKMADSRSRITDEHTAVGTPEYMAPEQARGRQLIDHRVDQFALAVMTYELLSGRLPFEGEDPASVLYQVVHEEPLRLSEVAPWVPDALDAVIARAMSKDPSERYPSVSQFAWALENAARSAGVSRTEPVIPGSKLSKGSYRMTTPPDGHAVEYASSPVASLTPLPEPPDSSVERAEHLLHDAQAAHAEGALDDAVYYAERLLELAVSGKDSGIYKLMGIAFPILDRIFEARVGGHDRLLVVTPRGQDPRPLNLSPRAAALLALVDGGATVDDVIDASGYPRRDVVRMLAGLLRRGALEAH from the coding sequence GTGGCGGGCAGCGCGTTCGTCGGACGAGTCTTGAAAGACACCTACGAGGTGGTCCGACTCATCGCGGAGGGGGGCATGGGAGCGGTCTACGAAGGCGCTCACGTGCGGCTCCACCGCCGTGTCGCCATCAAGGTGCTGCTCGGGCGGCTCTGCAAGCAGCCCGAAGCCGTCGCGCGCTTCCAGCGTGAAGCGGAGATCGTCGGGCTCCTCGGCCATCCTCACATCGTTCAGGTGTTCGACGTCGACGTGACGCCCACGGGCGAGCCGTACCTGGTGATGGAGTTCCTAGAAGGCGAGACCCTGGCAGATCGCCTGGATCGCGAGTCCCACCTGTCCGTCGTAGAGGCGCTGGCGCTGACCGGACAGATCGCCTCCGCCCTGGCGTCCACCCACGCTCGCGGCGTCGTCCATCGCGACTTGAAGCCGGACAACGTGTTCTTGGTTCAGGTCAATGGGGAGCGCGACTTCGTCAAGGTGCTCGATTTCGGCGTCAGCAAGATGGCCGATTCCCGCTCGCGCATCACCGACGAGCACACGGCCGTGGGCACGCCGGAGTACATGGCGCCGGAGCAAGCCCGCGGCCGCCAGCTGATTGATCATCGAGTGGACCAGTTCGCTCTCGCGGTGATGACCTACGAGCTGCTCTCGGGGCGGCTTCCCTTCGAGGGAGAGGATCCCGCTTCCGTGCTCTACCAGGTGGTGCACGAAGAACCGCTACGCTTATCGGAGGTCGCGCCCTGGGTTCCTGATGCGCTCGACGCGGTCATCGCCCGCGCCATGAGCAAGGACCCCAGCGAGCGTTACCCGAGTGTCTCGCAGTTCGCTTGGGCGCTCGAGAACGCCGCGCGCTCTGCCGGCGTGTCGCGGACGGAGCCCGTGATCCCGGGCTCCAAGCTTTCCAAGGGCAGCTATCGAATGACCACCCCGCCGGACGGCCACGCGGTGGAGTACGCGTCGTCGCCGGTCGCGTCACTCACGCCTCTCCCGGAGCCGCCGGACTCCTCCGTGGAGCGCGCCGAGCATCTGCTCCACGACGCCCAGGCGGCCCACGCGGAAGGCGCCCTGGACGACGCTGTCTACTACGCCGAGCGCCTGCTGGAGCTGGCCGTTTCTGGTAAGGATTCGGGGATTTACAAGCTCATGGGCATCGCGTTCCCGATTCTGGATCGCATCTTCGAAGCGCGCGTGGGTGGCCATGATCGTTTGTTGGTCGTTACGCCGCGGGGACAGGATCCCCGACCGTTGAACCTCTCCCCCCGCGCGGCCGCGCTCTTGGCACTGGTCGACGGAGGCGCCACGGTGGACGACGTGATCGACGCCAGCGGCTATCCGCGGCGCGACGTCGTTCGCATGCTCGCCGGCCTGCTCCGGCGCGGCGCCCTGGAAGCTCACTGA